A single region of the Salicibibacter cibi genome encodes:
- a CDS encoding small acid-soluble spore protein H, whose translation MDEQRAQEIAHSPDMKHVTHGGTPIYIQHVDEENGTARIFPVDQPEKEQSVSVNSLMEH comes from the coding sequence TTGGATGAACAACGAGCGCAAGAAATTGCACACTCGCCGGATATGAAACATGTGACACATGGAGGAACCCCCATCTATATTCAGCACGTGGATGAAGAAAACGGGACCGCGCGTATTTTTCCGGTTGATCAACCGGAAAAAGAACAAAGTGTATCGGTGAATAGCTTGATGGAACATTAG